TGATCTGCATTTCTTTTTATGAGTCTttcaattactttatttatttttcatttcctCGCTCTATTGTAATACTTATtcataatagttttaatttattagttttattgtaatataactataaataaaaatttatttatcgtttTCAAATGATCCAaatccttaattttttttatttattttcagagcAAAAAGCAAAAATGGCGGACGTTTATTACGAGagaaattagaaaaaataggCCTTAACCTACCAGCGGGGAGGCGGAAAGCCGCGAACGTGACCCTGCTCACTTCATTAGTAGAaggtaattttactttatttatttatttattttttgcgcTTTCTCTGACCTAAGGATGATCCTCCGTCAGCACTTAATGAATGTCCCAAAGGTCCAGTAGGCGAACGAGTTGGATGCTCGCCTTaagcgataccgccgcccatggacactctcaatgccagagggctcgcgagtgctttgccggccggcttttaagaattggtacgttcttttcttgaaggaccctaagtagaattggttcagaaatacttcagtagagAGTAAAAACTACCTATAaataacgctcagttgtggattAACGAATGTCGAGGGTAATATGGGTGAAGAGAAAAGAAGTATTTAAGCTTAGCGGTCTTTCTTTGAATCCAAGGAAATTGATAAACATTTTTCAGTTATTTGTCTATGTCTATCTATGCcagattttagttttttatatcttgAGTCAAAAATACCTAAGAACGACTTCCACGTCTAATGGAAATGGCCAATTCATTTGTCTTATTGAAGTAAATAAACGAAAAGATGTCGTGACATCAACTTCATATATATTAGCTATGACTGGCTAAagaataaatcattatttttacagcTGAAGCGGTGCATTTAGCCCGTGACTTCGGTTATGTATGTGAAACAGAGTTTCCTGCGCGGGCGTTAGCGGAATACCTCGCGAGACAATACGCAGAGCATGACGCTAGACGAAGGCGGGACCTCTTGCAGGCCACGAAGCAGGTAAGATATTTTCcatttatatactaaattacTTTAACAAAAGTATGGAGTCACAGGATACACTAGTGTGGTCACAATATTGTCTAGACCgctgtcaaatatgtcaaaattcACACATAAAAAATGCATTGGCTTCGAGATTAGATTTAAGGTCAAGTCAAAATCGGTTTAAGCCCCATATGCCAaagttcaaatataaaaaatgatttccAAGTcccgaaacaaaaaaaaattatgtttgagTGACATTCTAGaataaatgagaaaaaaattgcttttatTCGTGGACTCGACTTCCAACGGAGTGAAAGCCTCCTGCAAATTCTTCCACTTGCCTCTCATCCTCGACACCATTGTCCAACCCTTCCCCGCTATCCCTttgattttatacattaaagaatatttgctTATAATAAGTGcgagttaataaaaatatgaatttataattaaaatctacgTTACTAAAATTGCATTCAACACATcgattttaattcataataatgttCGTATGTTTATACGTCgcttacttatttatttattaactttacgTTTCAGGTTGTCAAAGAAGTAATGGATCTTCTAAACCAAGATAGGTCTCCACTCTGTAATACTCGGCCGCCGCATCTCCTGGAACCGGCGATACAGCGACATCTAACGCATTTCTCGCTCATCTCGCACGGTTTTGGAGGACCGGCCATTGTTGCCGCTCTCACTGCCATACAGGTGTGTATTTTGCAATAGAGGGCGCCCTAAAAATAGTATCGTTTTCAGTTTCAAAAATAGACACCATAGATCAAACTATAAAATTGTGGTTGTGTTTGCGCCACAGATAAGATATAAGGAAAATTCaagattcttttattttttattactttaattttctttagtgCTGCAATATAAATTGCTTGTTTCTATACAAGGTCctcaaaatataatctttttataattttttaatacagttgctcaaaaagtggcatattgcagggaggtatagcgttcggaaagtgggctattacacactcgtgctttttctttgccattcccgcactcgtgcgttttctttgccaactgtcaaaacaatgtgtattaaaaagaaaaaaccaaccacgaaggttttattaaaaagattcatagaagtttttatgatatatgatttctaaatattataataattggattcaataagttcgattaggtttcttttcatttcatatcaattaaaaaaatattaaaaagaattttataatatatgcaaatacgtatttttaaaaagtttactaataattggattcaataagttaggttaggtttattatatttcatatcaataaaaaaaatattaaaaagaaaaaactaaccatgaagtttttactaaaaaaatcacagaagtttttatgattcgtgcaaatattttaaaaagagtgctacgctactatttgtttaaatatcagatttaatgattggactcaatgagttagatttggttttctttcaataaaaatagtctactgaagaattggctgtatgggccaagttccctttgcctacccagaatgggtgaagaaaagaaaaaacaagctttgctcatattctttgcggttggcgccattttccaaaaatgttctttcgagttgagttatttgttgcacagaatgtgtaatttcgacgatattttatttgaatgaatactacccgaacgcagtataattgcataaaatgcttcggagaacaatttaccggaaacatataagtcgctacatatctacgtgcaacgaatttattccgtagagagaatagaaaaaaagcaaatagtttaattaaattgctttattttttcgcaactgtattaaaaatagtcgttcagtacacgtgcggaaccgtcattgcaacttgtcccgactgtcaaccctcaccttcggctgcgcctcggctcgggtagacattcgtcggaactcgttgcaatgacaggctttccgcacttgtaatgaaatatactatttcaaATAGACATGTAGTTCAGAAATAATGAAagcatttttgaaaaatatttaagtttatattacacttacattactaataaaaatataaatctatccTCTTTGACACATTAGTATAGACTTATACTTTagcatagataaataataattgtattcaatGAAAGTTTTCCAGAATGAGCACAAATCctttttttaagtaagatTTGATAGTTTAACAATAAGTAAACTATGgtgattatttaatgttttatgttattcatTTCAGAACTTCTTAAACGAGTCTTTGAAGcatttagataaattatatcCACAAAGCGGTATGGTTTCGTCATCGTTAGACAAAACTAAAATGGACCCTGATATCAAAAAGTAGCAGTGTGACGTCACCACAAGAAAGTATTTGTGAAATTACAACAGTATAGAACGTGCCAAtctcgatattttttttaattacatattgcATTTATACAAATTGGTGTTACTATATATGTTTTCGTTTTAAGTTATAAACCACTTctgaaaactaaaaatatataaactgtacttttttaattataccgcaaaaataaagtgcaattataataatactcaaGATTGTgagaattatgtaaatatagatTGAGAAAGTAGATGTAATTacgcattttattataagtgccGAGACAAATTACTTCTTTCGTTGCAGTGTAACGCTATACAAGTGTGTAGTGTTATGCTTGTCAGTTGACcatgtcattaaaatattggcTAATCACAGTACCGTTACCAGTAATTTGTCTAAGAGCAACCCCGTTTTGTATTCTCTTCaaagaaatagtattttaataacagaGAGCCATCGCAATAAGTACACATATCAAAGtaaatgtacataataaaGTAAGATAATAAACTGTTTTAGAAGCGTTTTTTCACATTCAGGATATATTcagttttagatatttttaaggactaaaattactaatttgtgaatattttccacctaaatgataataataaaaagtcagtCTTAAATCcgcttaatttaaacattggAACCtccttagttttaaattagatatagTTTTTGCTAGATTCATTGTGAACGTGTGCcaattagttttaaagttatattaaccTATTCTGAGTGTTTTacgtatgtttaaaataataatttgtaaattaattatttctttaatttaatttgtaatgaaACCTGCAAGAGGTATCTTAGCTATGTCCAATAGTCACTCCAACATCATGGTTTACTAAACAGTAACgcatttttttgtgtattaaattaccaagtatttattttttcacagacTGTGTTGAGACTTCAATATGAAAGTACTTGATATTGTGTATCTATTTATTGCCATCTATGTGTTTTATAGTATAAagcttcaatatttttatatattgactaTATAAGTGAACATAAGTTAGCGTGACCACGATTCACGTCTGGCTAATTGCTCaacgtataatttatattttgctatGTGTCATTACCTTCTAttcattcttaattttaagGCAATATTTCTAACTACTTAAATCGCTATTAATCTGTGCATTGTTTATGTACGTGGAGgcataaattaagaaaataactacatataaaaacattatatcaGAATTTTACAGCGAAGTTACAACGCAGTTTTAAGGAGAGGTATCATATAGTAATATCATCCTAAAGGAGCTTTTACATTTATACCCACATACAGACAAtatgtacacaaaaatattgtgtaatgAGAATAAAATAAGTGGTCTTGCTTGAAGGTTTATTCCTCTACTCCACATTATTAAACAAGcacgtttattatttatttcaagtaaaATGTGACGTGccaagaattaaaaattaattttgtttaatgtttatgatgtattcgattttaattttaagttattttgaaacagttatatgtaaatatgtatgttacaaaaaaaaggatttaattaaaagaaaatgtatgagatgggttttattattcaaaaatgtaCTCTACAATAACGCTGCACCGCTAATCTTcttttatatcataattttactaaaaatataagggTCGAATTTCGACTTTCGAGTCAAGGTCCGCTAAAAGTTCTTGCGTCCCACAAATTATAGTCGACTATGTGTGGCTAATACGTGATTTTAACTGCATTCTTACATCATTAGAATAGGGTTTGTAATAAGAAACTTAAAGTAGGAGACGTTTACCGCAATCTATCTTCGTCTAGACACTAGtgcaaatcatttaatttgtgaatataaactataaataaaactatataacatATTCTTACAAATtgccaaaaaaaaagaatcaaAGATTTACAGTATAAACTGTCATTTATCAGTTGACTTTACCACATGTTTTAACGTTTATTAAGACGTTGTGACGGAGTAACTGACAGCTAAAAGTTTGTTAGTGTAGTTACttgtttgaaatttgaattttgatttttgatcgTTTACGAATATCGTTCAAAATTATAAGAGGAATAGATGAAAAATTCCgaataattagtaatttacgTTACATAGACCTTATTACCAGAACTTAAAACGTTCACATTgcgtaaaactttaaaatgattaatattaGTGATGAAGAATTAGCCCGAAAGTGTTTTCAGTACCCGCAAACATTAGCCGGTAACCTAAATATCGTTTATAATGCGGCTAACTCTGTGACATGCTTGTGGAATAAGTATCAGATATTTATTCACGAGAGGTTGGACTTTGAAGATTCAGCTAAGCACATAACTCCAGATTTTCCagtaaaagaaatatgtttagtaagcaattatattttagcatTAGACtataacaacaatatttatcaAGTCTCCTTAAAATTCAAAACCTCTGCAGCTAAAAGACCTAAACAAAACTTTCAGATTAAAGATCAAAACATATTAACAttgaaaagtataaataatgatgtgataagtttaaaatgtaaagataattcatattttctaTGTACCTATAAAGTTGATGCAGACTTTAAGATATTAAAGCAGATTTTGATAAAAGaattttcaaaagaaattaaaccCCAATTATATCCATATAAGTTAACTTCAATAGAATTTGATATACTGAAGGAAGTTTTCAATTGTAAAAGTTCATGGAgcaatcattatttaattattatctctCTTGATAAGACAGTCTTTGGTTGCCTATTTACTTCATCAATTGAGGATCTAAATTTGTTACAAATCTATACTTGTGCTACATCTATAtcagacttaaaaatattgaatagaaACTACCCTGAAATTATAATAGGCCTTACAACTGGAACTTTAATTCGCCTTGTACTAAATAGGGAAAGAAACTGTGATATTGTTCATTTAAACACAAGTATATGTAAATTCTTGGAATGcaatgaaaacattatttatacagaTGGCTTAACTTTGTGGAAGGCTGAAAGCCcatttaatgatataaaattaaaacagttcCTTGTCAAACAAgttaaagatattattaaatgtagaGAACAAATTATTTGCACAACATAccacaattttatatacattttgaatGTTGAAGATGAATCATgttatttaaaaccaaatttaaatgaaaagtacTGTTCAGTTGACCAGTTGCTAAATAAGACtcagtattataataaactactagaggaaattaataaactagaaatattaattaataaaatagaaagagAAAGGAATTATGTAAAAGCTATAGCATTATCAAATAAGCATGAAGTGATGGATACAGTGCTAAACTACAGCTCAACTGTTTTTGATAACTTTGAAGATTTACTAAATATAGACAAGGTTGTATTAACAGATAATCCTAaggatatttttgaaaaagaaatttattttattttaattactatatcTTGCTTGGATCCTGAGCAAGATTTTAAGGAGATACTCTCTGGATTATTAGGTGATTTCagaatacatattacattatcAACAAatgagaaaattataaaaacatacactATTAAACATGaagatgatttaaaaaaaatgaatatagttgtaacattaaaaagaaagaatTTGGATTTAActaaaagattattttcttatgttcAACTTATTGCAAAGATACCAGGAGCTTTAGATGAGAATGAAAGTTTGTGGACAAGTTTACATGAAAAAACCATGGAACTTACATGTGATCATTTTATAGTATCTAGtgaaaaatcaaatatcatGTATTTGAAACAGGACATGAAGGATGTTAGCGACTCCATTTTAGACACCGcaatcaaacatttttatactttttttgaaataacaaaatcagaaaatataaaaaccaatGATTGGGTCTTTTATGTAAAACTGCCAAGTAATTATAAAGCAATCCTTAAAAATGACCTTTATAAGAATTTTCATAGCAGGAAAaggcaatatttaaatgaacaaaCATCTGAACTGTTTATTAAATCTCAAACAACGCTTCATTTATTAGTAGGAAATGAGAAAACAGaagtagaaataataaatgatggttttttaaatccaatattaaaagtttcttGTGCCAATCCTAAAATAGCTCTAGATATGCGCAACTTTTTTTCTACTTTAATATACAATGATTATTCTGGCTTAGACAGTGAATTATTTGCAAATTGGTCACTATATACTACTCTGGAGGTAGGTATTTCAGCTTAGTactgaaaattatattgtctCTAATCAAACTAAGTTAACTTAAACCTCATAATAACTACTACTATTCTCTTTAGACTTTTGTTATGGCCACACATTGGAat
This sequence is a window from Pieris rapae chromosome 20, ilPieRapa1.1, whole genome shotgun sequence. Protein-coding genes within it:
- the LOC110995967 gene encoding uncharacterized protein LOC110995967, with protein sequence MINISDEELARKCFQYPQTLAGNLNIVYNAANSVTCLWNKYQIFIHERLDFEDSAKHITPDFPVKEICLVSNYILALDYNNNIYQVSLKFKTSAAKRPKQNFQIKDQNILTLKSINNDVISLKCKDNSYFLCTYKVDADFKILKQILIKEFSKEIKPQLYPYKLTSIEFDILKEVFNCKSSWSNHYLIIISLDKTVFGCLFTSSIEDLNLLQIYTCATSISDLKILNRNYPEIIIGLTTGTLIRLVLNRERNCDIVHLNTSICKFLECNENIIYTDGLTLWKAESPFNDIKLKQFLVKQVKDIIKCREQIICTTYHNFIYILNVEDESCYLKPNLNEKYCSVDQLLNKTQYYNKLLEEINKLEILINKIERERNYVKAIALSNKHEVMDTVLNYSSTVFDNFEDLLNIDKVVLTDNPKDIFEKEIYFILITISCLDPEQDFKEILSGLLGDFRIHITLSTNEKIIKTYTIKHEDDLKKMNIVVTLKRKNLDLTKRLFSYVQLIAKIPGALDENESLWTSLHEKTMELTCDHFIVSSEKSNIMYLKQDMKDVSDSILDTAIKHFYTFFEITKSENIKTNDWVFYVKLPSNYKAILKNDLYKNFHSRKRQYLNEQTSELFIKSQTTLHLLVGNEKTEVEIINDGFLNPILKVSCANPKIALDMRNFFSTLIYNDYSGLDSELFANWSLYTTLETLQREIKKFVESGTRDDFLDLHNTFQRNIIANLPIYYAFYLD